The sequence AGGCTGACCTTGCCAAATCGGTACTATAATTTGGATAGTcatattaaaaatatgaaaaattaaaAGAATTGAATTTAATAGCTCAGAACAATTAAAGGAGGAACTGGCACGTATTCAAGGCTTAAAGTTTCAAGTTTGACTAAACAGCTGAGATTGAAGCTGGTTTTTAAACTTTTCTGAACAGGACCAGGTCCCTCTCTCTTACATGGCATTCCAAACCCTGCCAGCCTGAAGAGTGAGGGCTCAGGATCAACACCCTACAAAACCACCCTATGTCCTTTCATTTTTAGATAGGGTTTTAGGCTAACACAGCTCTTTAAAATGTAACTTACTAGTGTTTGGAGGGCTTTTAGGTGTGCTGCTAGTATTTGCAAATACCAGAACAGTCTTCTCTGTTTGACCCCATCTCTACTTTGACTTCTGGTAAATGTGTTATTTTAGGTAACTTATATCCTTGTGTTTTCCCACATCAATATATTGTACTCTTCAAGCTAttactgaaatattttcagtGTTATGGTggtaaatgtgtttttaaaaatggaccaatgagttttgctaAGCAAAGATGGTAGCTGTTTGAAAGGGATGTTTAGAGACAGAccaaagcagaattttttttattagtcAGGTCTAACCTCTGTTTCTTTAGGAACTGGCTGTTCAGAAGGGATGGAGACTTCCTGAATATTCACTTGCGCATGAGTCGGGGCCTCCTCACAAGCGGGAGTTTACAATGACTTGCAGAATAGAAACATTTGTAGAAactggtatatatatatatttttaaatcaacacaAAATGTAGCAAATTTAGAATGTGGTCAGTTTCCATAACAGTCCCTAATTAATTGTTAGTGTTCCCCACAATTAATATAAAACATTAATATTGTAccttttttggttcttttttaaagcagattcATGACATACAAAATGCAACATTAGCACACTTAAAATATTTGCTATTAGCATTTGGACagtgaggatacattttcagttCCCTAACATTAAGGAAGAAACCATTTAAAAAAGTGTGCCTTTATTTAACTTGAAAATGCTGGAAGTTATGCtgttaaattttaaaatgcagaCTTGCAGTGCTTTTAAATATTAGGATAAGTGATTCTGCACGACAGTTCTGTCCTATTACCTCAAAATTGGCAAGAGAATGTGCGAATACATTGCATAGATATCCTAAATAGCATTTGCACATAAGACTTTTAATCAAGCTATTTAAAACATTGCATCTAAAACATTTCCCAATGCAATAGAAGTTGTTGAATGATACCTCCACAGTGTACTGAAGTAAAATATTCCATCTGAAGTTAGCAACAGACTATGCAAATACGTAGTAGTTTTATTTAAACAAGTATTTGATGAATGACATTCATGCATTGTGTATGTTGGATAACCTGCAAAAATTTTGCATTGGCACTTAACTCCCTTGTAAACTCTAGAGTTATAAGTATAGAATTTGCACACAAGTGATTCTTGACCAGCCTTTCCAACCTAGTGACTAGCATTTGGTTAGCTGCAAATAACCCATCTTCAAATGAGATTGTTTTGGAATTTTTTGGTGGAGGGGAGTACTCCCTGGTTGTGCTTAGTGACATTCTGATATAGAATTTAGGCTTTCAGAAGTTATGGAAAGGGATTGGTGAGGAGAAGAAGCAGTTTGAAATACTTAGTGCAAGACACAgtggacttgtctacactaccgcgcaGGGtagatctaagatacgcaacttcagctacgtgaatagtgtagctgaagtcaacgtacttagatctacttaccacagtgTCTTCGCTGCGGTAAGTCAACAGTTGactctctcccatcaactccacttgcacttctcattctggtggagtattGGAGTCGATGGAAGAGTactcagcggtcgatttattgcatctatagtagacatgataaatcgacccctgctggatcgatcgctgcctgctgaCCCAGCGggtagcgtagacaagccctaaatcttcCTCCTCAGAACAGGTATTTACCTCCAGCTTTGAAGCTCAGTAGTAATGATAGAGGCAAATAACCATCTTGCCCTAAGTTTTTAAATGCTTAATGTGTTTTCTTACAGCTGAGAAATTGGAGGTTTACTTACTTTTAATGGAGTCTACGGGAGAATCCTGCTCTTTAAATTACTATAAAATACATTCTAAACCCTGTTTCCTTAGTGTAATTCATAAGACTAGATCAGACAAATTCTCTAGGAACCCTGAATACCTGTAACCATCAGTGGTTAACAACATTGCATTTACAGGGAGACTTTCAGGTTGAATTCAAGTCAGGTGGATTGCTCAATGATTTGGGTCACCCATTTAACCCCAAAACAGGTGGCTAATGATTAAAATGTTGCTATCTGATGTCTCTTTGGTGGTCTACATGAAGTGAGTTGATTTTAGTCTAGTTCTTAGTGAACAGATGTCCTCCATCACAAAACCACTACCATTGCAATTATTAACTAGCACCAATATTGGCAGTCTtagcagaaagaacaggagtatttgtggcaccttagagactaacaaattttaaggtgccacaagtactcctgttctttttgcggatacagactaacacggctgctactctgaaaccagtcttAGCAGAGTGTCCCAGGATTAACTGGACTTACAGACTGAAGTGTTTTTTCACTACAGGAGGTGATCCCTTCAGTTTAGAACTGAGTTATTCTGGAAGAACAATGTGAGAACTTGCACAATTTCATATCTTCTGCCTGTTCTGAGTATAACAGAATAGAAGGCTTCAGTTCTTTTAACTAAGTACCTTTCAGTTGTATTACAATTCTTTCAAAAGAAGGAAAATGTGAGTAAGAGTAAGCTGCAAGAGTGTTTGTGTCAAgatattatttaaaatgttttataataaTGAATCTATTTGTGGAACCCCAAACACATCTAAAGACCAAATTCTGCTTATCTACAGATTGAATAATCAACAAGCTGTAGTAATTCAGGAACTCAGTGTTGCAGCAGTGTGCCCCCAATGCTAGTCCACTAGCAACAGGATTGAAGTCAGTTTATTTCACATAAGCCTTCAAACAGCAGTCAGATAGTAACAACTTATTTCTTACTGTTTGTGGTAAAATTGAACCAGCAACCTACAGAGAATTATCAGTCCTCTGAGCCACTAAGTCTTCCTCAGTGATTTTTCTCTTGTTAATactctttggttttgtttctttatgCAGGGACTGGGACATCTAAGAAACTAGCAAagcgaaatgctgctgaaaaatTACTTGCCAAATTCCACAGTTTCCCTCCAGATAGCATCAATATTTCCTTAGTAAGTAATGGGCAGAGCAGCATAAGTGCCATAAATCTTATCAGGCAATTCAATGACAAAACAAAATATGGTCAGACATTTTCATTATCACAAAGTTTTATACCATGTTCCTATTTCTAGATGGACCCAAAAGCTCTGGGCTATCATCCAAATTTGCATCAGATTATTAGTATGACATTGGTGGAAGAGACTATAtaaggacagccaccattaaaaGTAGGATTTTTCTCTGTGCTATTCTTATTAATTGGCTTCAAATAACCCATCCTCCTATTTAATAAAACAGAGGGAAGGAATGGCACACACAGGAGGGAGGAAAAGAGCTATGTTGTATGTAGATACCCTCATTTGACATTATGAGGAAGGATATCAAACAGGGATAATTTTTATTTGACCAGTAATATAAGGGAGTTCTGGGAGCAGGGAATCTGGAAAAAGTGGGAGGGGGGAATAAAGTGCAAAAAGTAAAATAAGTGATTAGTGTTTTAGAATCTGTTTGCTTACTACAATAATTATAATACCTTGACACAGACAACACATGCTggtgaaatataaatatttgcCCAATTAAGTGATTGGGAAACATAATAAAAATACAAGACAAGATGGCCTATTAAAGTGTACCTTCTGGGATATATTAGGTTTGTTCACACTAAATTTGCATGGCATATCTAGGGTATCAAGGAGGCCATCAGGCAGCCACTGCTGGCAGCTGCATATGCTTTGCTTTTCCCAAGCAGCAATACACATCACTTCATTCAACAGTATTGTCTGCACACTCTCTTGTAACAGGCACTGTGGAGGAAGCAGCCATGCAAGAGGCATAGAACACAGGGCCAGACCAGTTTACAAGGAGTGGAGAAATGAGGTTGGCTGAAAAGAGGGAGAAGGCACCAACTGTGTTTGTGAGGAGAAGAGGAGCAAATAtagaggaaaaaatgaaaaataagaatGAGAGACGGGGAGAACACAGGCAGAAAGTAAGAGAGTTGTAATCAGGCCAAAGCATAGCATAAGGAATAGGGTAGTGGGCATCCAGGCACCGTTCCATCACTGGGGCAGTTGAACAGAAAAGCTGGGACTCACTGAGACACTATATAAAGGTGCTGTGTGGAAGTTTGCATTTTCTGCATTTTTGTAGATAAAAGTGAATAttgcatgattttttttgttgctgAACATTTTATTAATATGTAAAAACAAATCTAAACCCTCTTCAAATGTTTTCAGGGAAATGAAATGGGAAATAATTTAGGATGCACATGGGATGCCTTAAGGAACTCATCAGAAGAAAAAATTACCTTGCTGAAGAGAAGTCCACTCAGTATTCCTAATACAGACTATGTCCAACTGCTTGGAGAAGTTGCAGAAGAACAAGGTTTTGTTATAACATATTTGAATATAGGTATGACTTTTGGTGTGTTAATATTGTAATACATGAATGATACATTCTTCCTCTCTGATCCACACTTAAGCAAAACATGCAGTGATGTTAAATGGGAGCTCTGCTCATACAGCATAAGGAAAACTTTGCCTTAAGGCTCTAAGCCTGCAATTGATATATGTGGGTGGAGGCTGCACTCActtgcagctccactgaagtcatggtTTGCCCACATGAGTCTGATTGGAGCCTAAATTATTATAACTACAGAGGCATCCAAGCCTAGATTTTGCCATTATTTATGGCTAAGGCTACGAtgtagtcatgggtatttttagtatatagtcatggacaggtcaaaAATTCACaggcccatgacctgtctatgatttttactaaaaatacctgtgactaaatcttaAGGGGATCACTGCTGGGGGGCGCCAGGACTGCTGCTGGGGCGGGAGGCATCTGGAGGGGCAGCTGCTATGGAGGAAAGCTGGAAGGCAGTTACTCCAGGGGGCTGCTGCCGGCAGCAACTGCACCAGCTGCCCAGGCACCACTACCTGGGGCTGCCTGGGGAAGCAGCTATTCCGGCTGCCCAGGGACCACTGCCAGTGGCCGctcagggaagtggctgcagcgaCTGGCTGGGcactgcctccagcagcagctgcaccggCCACCCAGGGACCGCTGCTCAGGCGGTCTCTGGGGCCAGCCGCTCTGGCTGCTACTCGGGCAGTCCCTGGGGCTAGCTGCTCGGGGCCACCTGAGCAGTGGCCTGTGCAGCTGGCTGTGGGGCCACTCCAGCAGCAACTGgggtggctggccccagggccacctgaccagctggccccagggccacatGTTtgggggtcagccacactggccctcacagaagtcatggagatCGTGGAaaatcacagaatccgtgacctcaGTGACAAACAGTGAGCCCTATTTATGGCTATGAACATAAGAGTCAAAGACTTCCACATCCCCACTTACTATGATTTCAGAAGTTTGGTCAATTTAGCTGGAATTGTAAATTTTCTCTTCCATTCTCTTATTCTGattcttatttctctttttaaatctcATGTTCTCCCTCGTGTTACCACCACTTGAGCTGTGACACAACCTTGCAACTAGGAAAAGCAGATACAATCTTGTATGGTAGTTAATACCACTCATTTTTTATTGCATTAAGATGAAAAAAGTACTGTATATGCAGTCTGGACTATACAGACTTTTGGCAATGTACATACTATTCTTAACCCTCCAAATAGAGATGTCCTGATTAATAAGAAATTATGATGGTACAAAAGTGTTAGCTTTGATCTCTAGTAACTAATTTACAAGTATCTAGCACATTCTAAAAGTTAGTTCGACACCTGCATAGTTGATAATATTTCCAATCATTCTTTCCAGCATTATTACCAAAATAACTATACATGCTGCACAGCAGGAATAGAAAGAGCTGGATGGATCATTCAAGAGTATAGTCAACATTCTGTCCTTATCCTTCATAAACTTTCCATAAGTGTTTTGGAAATTAATTCTGTGTAATAAGTGACTAAAAGTCACAGTGTGGTTGTATACGTGATTTTAATACATGTCACTTGGAAAAATTTGGGGGTAACAAGGGAACTTGTGCAGTAACTTATACAAGGCATAATGTTGAGCTAATCCTTTTTTGCTTATATAATTTCAGAAGAGCTGAGCGTGAATGGACAGTACCAATGTCTTGCTGAACTCTCAACCAATCCAGTCACAGTTTGCCATGGTACTGGGATTTCTTGGGGCAATGCTCACAACGATGCTGCTCACAATGCATTACAATATTTAAAGATCATGGCTGGAAGAAAATAAActtgaaatagaaaaaaaaatcttctgataAAGATTTAACTTAAAAGATATTTCCAAAGTTGGATGTTTTCCCATATATGTAGTTCAAATTAATTTTGGGCTATTTTTAAGTCACTCCACAAACACCGTTTTAATTATGCATTGCTTTGAAATGAGTCAATCATAAGGTTTGCATTTTGGATTGGTTTACTGTATTTAGCTCTCAGTATTGTAAAGCAGTGAGGACATTAAATTACTGCTTACATACTTACTGAAGAATAAGTGCTCCCTTATGGAAAACCTGTAGGGAGAATTATAAATTTGATACCAAAGTTAGAGAACACAGACATCAGAGATGGTAGCTATAGGAAGACCAATCCTACAGTGTTCTGAGTACCCCCCAAACACCATAGTTTTCAATGTGAGTTGGGGATTGTCTGCTCTTTGCAGAGGCAGCCCTCTGAAGAGCATATTCTGTTGCTGTTTATACCTCAATGGAAAGGTTTTTGATTATATGCTttaatatcatagaatatcatggttggaagggacctcaggaggtcatctagtccaaccccctgctcaaagcaggaccaatccctaattaaatccccaaatggacccctcaaggattgaactcacaaccctgggtttagaaggccaatgcttaaccactgagctataaaaGGTGGGAATGGTCTTTTATGAATGttcccattttattttatttttactgtgtGTGAATGGTGGCCTTTTAAACCCATTATCTGAGATTGGAACTTGAAAGCAATGTAATGGCTACAGAAACATCACTGCCctcttttattaaagatatcTATAAATGTCATTAGCTGTTCTTTAATAAATTAAGGTTAACTCCTGTAACTggtatttttcttcttcttttactAGTTCAGTCACACATTCCAAGAAGTTGGATACACAGGGTGatcaggtgtccagttttcgaccagaacctcagggaagaggtggggctagggtgttcagttttgtgccaataaaaagttggcagccctagggATACATGTTAACAGTCCTGTATTTGGGGAATGTATTTGTTACACCAATAAATGCAGATGTAACCAGTTGTAACAGTAGAGTGATAGGCAATCAGAATGCTGCTATTCAGTACAAGGAGAGGGAATATATGCCTTGTATTTTAGCCATTCAGAAAAGCTATACTTAAAAGCCTAATTTTTTATTCATAAACAGGAAAATGTATTAACTAGTTTTTAATTGAAGCAAATAGTCAGCAATCTAATTTGGTTGAAAGATTCCATTTGAAAAATATATACACTTATTTCAGGTACTCTGGCTGGAAATTAATGTTGCTGATACGATACACTTTTTAGGCTTATAAAGCAAGGAAACAAGAGTTTGTTAGAGCTTTTCTAACATCTTTGCTGTTATGTATTGCATGGGTCTCAGAACAGATTGTGATCCTGCATTTGCTGAACATCCCATTAATAATATTTAGGCAGAAGAGGGTGAGTCTTGTGCCAAGATGTCTTGTGTTACAACTTGACTGTTACACAGCAATCCATATATTAAAAGCTACAGCTTTATTATAAGTATTTCAGGGGAGGGAGGTTGCATTGTATTGAGGAGTCTATGCAAGTGAATTGCTTGGTTTGCTCTTCGGCTTCTGGGTGTAGGTTATCTGGCAGAGCTCAGCCACCTCCCAACCCTCCTTCCATGTCTCTCAGCTGTGGAATAGGGGTATCTATTGGATTGGTGGGGAGGGAAAACAAGTTGCACCATTAGCTCCCCTCTACTTCTTCCATACTTGCCTCATCCAGCAAGATCATTAAcatggaaaagaaaaaggaaaaaaaaaaaccggGAGACCAATGAGAGAGTATTCTGGTGGCAGTTTTATATGCACTCCCACAAAGACCAGCCTCTCTATTCAGAGGGCATCCACACACAACTGAAAATACTACTAGGTTGAGGTGTTTCCTAGTATAAGTTTTTATAATGATAATAGATTACATTAATAGATCTGGCACTGGCAAAGTTGTGTGAAATGGCCCTAGTAATTTTTcctcaatacacctctaccccgatataacgctgtccttgggagccaaagactcttaccgcgttataggtgaaaccacattatatcaaacttgctttgatcctctaGAGTgcgcagcctcccctcccccagagcattgctttactgcgttatatccaaattcatgttataccgggttgtgttatatcagggtagaggtgtacttgccTTAATTTTGTATGCAGTATCTTGAATGGCCAGATGAGGGCACTGGCTACACAATATCAGTAACACAGACTGCAGCAGCCACATCAAGGGAGAGGATTGAAACAGATTGCTTGTTGGTATTTAAATTCACAAAACATGTAAAGaccttttcattttaaaagcagttgTGTAAATCTTCATGCCTCTTGTAtatgcttaaaaaaaattgtttccatcAGATTAGTGTCAGGATAGTAAAAGCCCATCTACACTAAAGAACTAAATCATTTACAGATTGTTACAACTAATCATTTAGCTACCTATCACCAGATTATTGGCTGCTGGCCTAGGGTGACTTAACCATCacagaaatggggaggggggaagggataggAGAGGGAAGGAAGCCAGAGAATGTAGTAGTACCTAAAACACAGGTGTGTCAGTATTTATTTTTTACCAAAGTTTAACACTCATTTTACTTTTAATCCCAGATTCCAAAAGTGCTGCATGTTCCATGTTTCTCAAGTGCAATTAAGACCCTTTTTCCCTCTTTCAGGAACCCCAACATTCAAGTCTTTAAAGAGAGGCAGACCCAGCCTGTACCCAAACTTTCCTTGGTACAATACCTTCCTTTCCAAGGGTCTGTCATTCTGCAGTACTCTGTTCCTTTCTGCTCCAAGGCTCTGCTGTAACCTTCCTGGGCTACTTATCAGGCTCCGCACATCCAGCTTTAATAAGCTATCTTTCAGGAAGCAAAAAAATACACACTCCCACTCTAGATGGGTCTACCTTGTATAAGCCACAGacccctcccattcccagcagCCTCTGAGAGGATTATGGTTGATTGGATCCAGCTGGACCACCTACAGCTACCAGGTTTTGTTCCCTCCATGTGACAGTTCACTCTGTCAAACTACACTAAAATATTTTGTAGAAGCTAGAAACCTCAAAAGGTCAAATGTGACTTACATATACGTCTCAATTAAAATTGTGTGTTGTCATATTTGAAAATAAAGGTCTGAAAAGTTACAGGTTTGAAAATTAGATACAACTATTTGCAGTATGGGATTTACAGTAAATATAAATTTATATAAGGGTGCAGAGTTCTAGGTACAGTATATCCATAGCTGTGTAAGGAATAAGCCATTTATGTGttcaaattagggctgtcaagcgatttaaaaaattaatcgtgattgtgtgattaaaaaattaatcgcacaattaatcactgttaataatagaataccatttatttaaatatttttgaatgttttctacatcttcaaatatttatttcaattacaacacaatacaaaatgtacagtactcactttattttttattacaaatatttgcactgtaaaaaacaagaaatagtatttttcaattcacctaatgcaggtactgtagtgcaatctctttatcatggcatagaattatgtaccaaaaaaacctgcattcaaaaacaaaacaaagtccactcagtcctacttcttgttcagccaatccttCAGACaaccaagtttgtttacatttgtaggaaataatgctgccctcttcttgtttacaatgtcacctgaaagtaagaatgggcattcacatggcactgttgtagccagcattgcaagatatttacgtgccagatgcactaaagattcatatgtcccttcatgcttcaaccaccagaCACACGTCCATGGtgatgactggttctgcttgataacaatacaaagcagtgcagactgacacatgttctttttcatcatctgagtcagatgccaccagcagaaggttgattttcttttttggtggtttgggttctgtagtttccgcatcagagtgttgctcttttaagacttctgaaagcatgctccctacctcatccctctcagattttggaaggcacttcagattcttaaatcttgggtcgagtgctgtagctctctttagaaatctcacgttggtaccttctttgcgttttgtgaaagtgttcttaaaatgaacatctgctgggtcatcatctgagactgttataacatgaaatacatggcagaatgtgggtaaaacagcaggggacatacaattctcccccagagagttcagtcactaatttaattaacacatttttttaacgagcatcgtcagcatggaagcatgttctctggaatggtggtcaaagcatgaaggggcataccaatgtttagcatatctggcaaataaacatcttgcaatgccagctacaaaactgccatatgaatgcctgttctcactttcaggtgacattgtaaataagcaggcagcattatctcccgtaaatgtaaacaaatgagTTTCTctttgaacaagaagtaggacttgtaggtgctaaagttttacattgttttgtttttgagttcagttatgtaaccaaaaaaaaatctatatttgtaagttacactttcacaataaagagattgcactacagtacttggatGAGGcgaaatgaaaaatactatttcttttgtttgtcatttttacagtgaaaatatttgtaataaaaaataatataaagtgagaactatacactgtgtattctgtgttgtaattgaaatcaatatatttaaaaatgtagacaaagatccaaaaacatttaataaatttcaattggtattctactgtttaacagtgcgattaaaactgccattaatcactattaatttctgagttaatcgtgtgagttaactgcgattaattgacagccctagttcaaATATCTTCTGACCCAGATCTCAAAGGTATTAAGCTCTTAACTTCCAGTAACTGCAGtgagagttaggcaccaaaatgcctttgaggatctgggccgaTGAGCATCTTTGTTCTGAATTCCCGGTTCCTCCTACAgactaaaacatttttaaatctggTGTCCACCTTCCTGTGGTAGAAAATCCAAGGAGCTAATTCAGTACCTAACATAACTACTCTAGAGCTCAAATCTTTGTTTTTCCATTAGATAGTTTCATGGCTTCTCCTACTTAGGCACAGGGAATGTAAGGGCACTGAAGCACGTTCCAACCACAGAATATATTAGTGATTCTATCAGCACAGTCATTAATCATGAAGAGACACGTTTTCTGGGTCATTCTGTTGTCTGTGGTTTGCAGCTTATTTCAAGACCTGGTTCCACTTAAATGCCAGAGATGAAGAAGAGTGAAGTGTGTCCTTGTTCTATATGACCTCTGTCATTGATGCCAGTCTCTCCCCATTGACTATTTCAGGAAAGACTTACAGGGATACCCATGAACCTATGATatgatccattaaaaaaaataaagtattttcaGGCACTTGAATCCTCCTGCCAATGCTTGTGTCTTTACTATAAtaatcctatttttaaaaaggtttttctCTCCTGTGTTGATGTTAAAATCCCACACAAGAAAACTGGTGAAGCCATGGAATTTAAGCATTTTACCAGTTCTCCTGAAGGAAGCTGGATGTGCAATTTATTAATACTTCTCTTTCAATAGGGCCTCTATATTTGTAGCAACCGGGGATACTACAGTACTCCTCAGGAGTGGGAGGTCACGGGTATTCCTTGTATCTCATGGTGTGCGTTCACTCTGATCACTCATTGGAATTAACTccagatctgattttttttcttttgctgaatGAGGTTAGTAGTCTAAGTTTGTATGTGCTAATTATCTAGTGTAGTTTTAAGTTATTTTGTGCCTTCTGATCAAAGATATCTCCATTTGTAACTTGGTTTCCAACCTGTTTTGGGTCTTTGTCCCCACTCTTGAGATTACGGATTTTTCTAATTTGGAAGAGGCTATAGGCAATAGCTTTGTAGACAAATCCATAATATTCATACTGAAGAGTTATGTCTTCTAATCACAGTTTTATTTGTACACTTGGAACAAGTGATTGATGCTATGACCATTATTAAGATCTCAGAAGCAGACGAGATACAGCTGTGAATTAGTGACTCTACCAACTGTGTAACATTCAGGCCTGAAGAAGCAGAAAAAGTGCCTGCAGTGTTGTCTACATCATAGTACCTTGGACTGCAAGTTCTTCAGATTTTGATAACATAATATGGTTTGACTTGGTCTGCAACTCGAAGAGAAACCTCTTTGGAAAGCTGTGGTGCTATACCCGTAATAACACTCCTGCCTATCAGAAAGTACTGAACCAGTGTAGGGGATGCACTGAGGGTGAAGATTTTTGGATGATATGTAAACCAGACGTCGTAATATCCAGTGGTCACTGAAGGTCCATCACAATTTTTGTAAGAATGGAGATGTTAGTGCTAGTGTCCTAACCAAATTCTAACTTGGATAACTACATTTGACCTATTTAAAATTGCCT comes from Mauremys reevesii isolate NIE-2019 linkage group 11, ASM1616193v1, whole genome shotgun sequence and encodes:
- the PRKRA gene encoding interferon-inducible double-stranded RNA-dependent protein kinase activator A isoform X4; this encodes MSRETFPAATQQSPEAQDEPRRSGRSGAFLEEMIVDKPGKTPIQLLHEYGTKAGITPEYKFEKAEGQVHLPSFTFKVTVGEITGTGEGHSKKIAKHRAAEAALNVLKGNPSIGLSVPDSIVPDSPKQPQNQTNPIGTLQELAVQKGWRLPEYSLAHESGPPHKREFTMTCRIETFVETGTGTSKKLAKRNAAEKLLAKFHSFPPDSINISLGNEMGNNLGCTWDALRNSSEEKITLLKRSPLSIPNTDYVQLLGEVAEEQGFVITYLNIAVTQPCN
- the PRKRA gene encoding interferon-inducible double-stranded RNA-dependent protein kinase activator A isoform X1; translated protein: MSRETFPAATQQSPEAQDEPRRSGRSGAFLEEMIVDKPGKTPIQLLHEYGTKAGITPEYKFEKAEGQVHLPSFTFKVTVGEITGTGEGHSKKIAKHRAAEAALNVLKGNPSIGLSVPDSIVPDSPKQPQNQTNPIGTLQELAVQKGWRLPEYSLAHESGPPHKREFTMTCRIETFVETGTGTSKKLAKRNAAEKLLAKFHSFPPDSINISLGNEMGNNLGCTWDALRNSSEEKITLLKRSPLSIPNTDYVQLLGEVAEEQGFVITYLNIEELSVNGQYQCLAELSTNPVTVCHGTGISWGNAHNDAAHNALQYLKIMAGRK
- the PRKRA gene encoding interferon-inducible double-stranded RNA-dependent protein kinase activator A isoform X3, translating into MIVDKPGKTPIQLLHEYGTKAGITPEYKFEKAEGQVHLPSFTFKVTVGEITGTGEGHSKKIAKHRAAEAALNVLKGNPSIGLSVPDSIVPDSPKQPQNQTNPIGTLQELAVQKGWRLPEYSLAHESGPPHKREFTMTCRIETFVETGTGTSKKLAKRNAAEKLLAKFHSFPPDSINISLGNEMGNNLGCTWDALRNSSEEKITLLKRSPLSIPNTDYVQLLGEVAEEQGFVITYLNIEELSVNGQYQCLAELSTNPVTVCHGTGISWGNAHNDAAHNALQYLKIMAGRK
- the PRKRA gene encoding interferon-inducible double-stranded RNA-dependent protein kinase activator A isoform X2; this translates as MSRETFPAATQQSPEAQDEPRSLEEMIVDKPGKTPIQLLHEYGTKAGITPEYKFEKAEGQVHLPSFTFKVTVGEITGTGEGHSKKIAKHRAAEAALNVLKGNPSIGLSVPDSIVPDSPKQPQNQTNPIGTLQELAVQKGWRLPEYSLAHESGPPHKREFTMTCRIETFVETGTGTSKKLAKRNAAEKLLAKFHSFPPDSINISLGNEMGNNLGCTWDALRNSSEEKITLLKRSPLSIPNTDYVQLLGEVAEEQGFVITYLNIEELSVNGQYQCLAELSTNPVTVCHGTGISWGNAHNDAAHNALQYLKIMAGRK